In Papaver somniferum cultivar HN1 chromosome 1, ASM357369v1, whole genome shotgun sequence, a genomic segment contains:
- the LOC113279879 gene encoding serine/threonine-protein kinase STY13-like → MEDKKSDAGGSGSIRNEDMIVRADTVDLNNLDLELEMPLTAASSSRERQVHSTPMEEWEIDLSKLGIKDVIAHGTYGSVYKGVYDGQDVAVKILDWGADGVSTTAETTALRASFKQEVAVWHRLDHPNVTKFIGASMGTANLDIPSTNSDGHRSLPARACCVVVEYLQGTLKNFLIRNRRKKLPYKTVIQLALDLARGLSYLHSQQIVHRDVKTENMLLNTKRTLKIADFGVARVEAQNPSEMTGATGTLGYMAPEVLRGDPYNRKCDVYSFGVCLWEIYCCDMPYPHLSFVEISSAVVQQHLRPEIPSCCPSALTSIMQKCWDGSPENRPDMDEVVRLLEALDTSRGGGMIPDDQKSGWCCFGAARGP, encoded by the exons ATGGAAGATAAGAAATCTGATGCTGGCGGTTCGGGAAGTATTCGTAACGAAGATATGATCGTCAGAGCTGATACGGTTGATTTGAACAATTTGGATTTGGAGCTGGAGATGCCCCTGACTGCGGCTTCTTCGTCTAGAGAAAGGCAGGTTCATAGTACACCAATGGAAGAATGGGAGATTGATTTGTCAAAACTGGGTATCAAGGATGTTATAGCTCATGGAACTTATGGTAGTGTATACAAAGGTGTTTATGATGGCCAAGATGTTGCAG TGAAGATTCTGGATTGGGGCGCGGATGGTGTTTCCACAACTGCTGAAACTACTGCTCTTCGTGCATCATTTAAGCAAGAGGTTGCTGTGTGGCATAGGCTTGACCATCCTAACGTTACAAAG TTTATTGGTGCTTCAATGGGAACTGCAAATCTTGATATTCCTTCTACAAATTCTGATGGTCATCGCTCCCTCCCTGCAAGAGCATGTTGTGTTGTTGTGGAGTATCTCCAAGGGACACTGAAAAATTTCTTAATAAGAAACCGGCGCAAGAAACTTCCATATAAGACTGTGATACAACTTGCACTGGACCTTGCTAGAGG TTTGAGTTATTTGCACTCACAGCAGATTGTGCACCGAGATGTTAAgactgaaaacatgttattgaataCTAAAAGAACCTTGAAAATTGCGGATTTTGGTGTTGCTCGTGTGGAAGCTCAAAATCCCAGTGAAATGACAGGTGCAACCGGTACACTAGGGTACATGGCCCCTGAG GTTCTGCGTGGCGATCCTTATAATAGAAAGTGCGATGTATACAGCTTTGGCGTATGCCTATGGGAAATCTACTGCTGCGATATGCCATATCCTCATCTAAGCTTTGTCGAAATCTCGTCTGCAGTTGTCCAACAG CATTTACGGCCAGAAATACCGAGCTGTTGTCCGAGTGCATTAACAAGCATCATGCAAAAGTGTTGGGATGGATCCCCCGAAAATCGACCAGACATGGATGAGGTGGTTAGGCTGTTAGAGGCTCTTGATACCAGTAGAGGAGGAGGCATGATACCAGATGACCAAAAAAGTGGATGGTGTTGTTTCGGTGCTGCCCGGGGTCcttga
- the LOC113279890 gene encoding serine/threonine-protein kinase STY13-like isoform X2, producing MDMNLNGASSSRQSEIYIATEEWEIDLSKLRIKNVIANGTYGTVYKGVYDGQDVAVKVMDWGADGDARTAVNRASFEQEVAIWHKLDHPNVTKFIGASMGTSNLQIPSTNSDGQGSLPANACCVVVEYLQGTLKNYLMKYRHRKLPYKTVIQLALDLARGLSYLHSKQIAHRDVKTENMLLDTKRTVKIADFGVARVEAKNASEMTVLTGTLGYMAPEHLPPEIPRCCPSALTNIMQKCWSGYPENRPSMAEVVRLLEALDTRKGGGMIPEGQKSGCFCFGVPRGP from the exons ATGGATATGAACCTGAATGGGGCTTCTTCGTCTAGGCAAAGCGAAATTTATATAGCAACGGAAGAATGGGAGATTGATTTGTCAAAACTGCGTATTAAGAATGTTATAGCTAATGGAACCTATGGTACTGTATACAAAGGTGTTTATGATGGCCAAGATGTTGCAG TGAAGGTTATGGATTGGGGTGCGGATGGCGATGCCAGAACTGCTGTTAACCGTGCATCATTTGAACAAGAGGTTGCTATCTGGCATAAGCTTGACCATCCTAATGTTACAAAG TTTATTGGTGCTTCAATGGGAACTTCAAATCTCCAAATTCCTTCGACAAATTCTGATGGTCAGGGTTCCCTCCCTGCAAATGCATGTTGTGTTGTTGTGGAGTATCTTCAAGGAACActgaaaaattatttaatgaaatATCGACACAGGAAACTTCCATATAAGACTGTGATACAGCTTGCATTGGACCTTGCTAGAGG TTTGAGTTATTTGCACTCGAAGCAGATTGCACACCGAGATGTTAAGACCGAAAACATGTTGTTGGATACTAAAAGAACTGTAAAAATTGCGGATTTTGGTGTTGCTCGTGTAGAAGCTAAAAATGCAAGCGAAATGACAGTTTTAACCGGTACCCTCGGGTACATGGCCCCCGAG CATTTACCACCAGAAATACCGAGATGTTGTCCAAGTGCATTAACAAACATCATGCAAAAATGTTGGAGTGGATACCCCGAAAATCGACCAAGCATGGCTGAGGTGGTTAGGTTGTTAGAGGCTCTTGATACCAGGAAAGGAGGAGGCATGATACCAGAGGGCCAAAAAAGTGGATGCTTTTGTTTCGGTGTTCCCCGGGGTCCCTGA
- the LOC113279890 gene encoding serine/threonine-protein kinase STY13-like isoform X1 — MDMNLNGASSSRQSEIYIATEEWEIDLSKLRIKNVIANGTYGTVYKGVYDGQDVAVKVMDWGADGDARTAVNRASFEQEVAIWHKLDHPNVTKFIGASMGTSNLQIPSTNSDGQGSLPANACCVVVEYLQGTLKNYLMKYRHRKLPYKTVIQLALDLARGLSYLHSKQIAHRDVKTENMLLDTKRTVKIADFGVARVEAKNASEMTVLTGTLGYMAPEVQRGDPYNRMCDVYSFGICLWEIYCCDMPFPHLSFTDVSSAFFQQHLPPEIPRCCPSALTNIMQKCWSGYPENRPSMAEVVRLLEALDTRKGGGMIPEGQKSGCFCFGVPRGP; from the exons ATGGATATGAACCTGAATGGGGCTTCTTCGTCTAGGCAAAGCGAAATTTATATAGCAACGGAAGAATGGGAGATTGATTTGTCAAAACTGCGTATTAAGAATGTTATAGCTAATGGAACCTATGGTACTGTATACAAAGGTGTTTATGATGGCCAAGATGTTGCAG TGAAGGTTATGGATTGGGGTGCGGATGGCGATGCCAGAACTGCTGTTAACCGTGCATCATTTGAACAAGAGGTTGCTATCTGGCATAAGCTTGACCATCCTAATGTTACAAAG TTTATTGGTGCTTCAATGGGAACTTCAAATCTCCAAATTCCTTCGACAAATTCTGATGGTCAGGGTTCCCTCCCTGCAAATGCATGTTGTGTTGTTGTGGAGTATCTTCAAGGAACActgaaaaattatttaatgaaatATCGACACAGGAAACTTCCATATAAGACTGTGATACAGCTTGCATTGGACCTTGCTAGAGG TTTGAGTTATTTGCACTCGAAGCAGATTGCACACCGAGATGTTAAGACCGAAAACATGTTGTTGGATACTAAAAGAACTGTAAAAATTGCGGATTTTGGTGTTGCTCGTGTAGAAGCTAAAAATGCAAGCGAAATGACAGTTTTAACCGGTACCCTCGGGTACATGGCCCCCGAG GTTCAACGTGGTGATCCTTATAATAGAATGTGCGATGTATACAGCTTTGGTATATGCCTATGGGAAATCTACTGCTGCGATATGCCATTTCCTCATCTAAGCTTTACCGATGTCTCATCTGCATTTTTCCAGCAG CATTTACCACCAGAAATACCGAGATGTTGTCCAAGTGCATTAACAAACATCATGCAAAAATGTTGGAGTGGATACCCCGAAAATCGACCAAGCATGGCTGAGGTGGTTAGGTTGTTAGAGGCTCTTGATACCAGGAAAGGAGGAGGCATGATACCAGAGGGCCAAAAAAGTGGATGCTTTTGTTTCGGTGTTCCCCGGGGTCCCTGA
- the LOC113279890 gene encoding serine/threonine-protein kinase STY13-like isoform X3 encodes MDMNLNGASSSRQSEIYIATEEWEIDLSKLRIKNVIANGTYGTVYKGVYDGQDVAVKVMDWGADGDARTAVNRASFEQEVAIWHKLDHPNVTKFIGASMGTSNLQIPSTNSDGQGSLPANACCVVVEYLQGTLKNYLMKYRHRKLPYKTVIQLALDLARGLSYLHSKQIAHRDVKTENMLLDTKRTVKIADFGVARVEAKNASEMTVLTGTLGYMAPELWYMPMGNLLLRYAISSSKLYRCLICIFPAAFTTRNTEMLSKCINKHHAKMLEWIPRKSTKHG; translated from the exons ATGGATATGAACCTGAATGGGGCTTCTTCGTCTAGGCAAAGCGAAATTTATATAGCAACGGAAGAATGGGAGATTGATTTGTCAAAACTGCGTATTAAGAATGTTATAGCTAATGGAACCTATGGTACTGTATACAAAGGTGTTTATGATGGCCAAGATGTTGCAG TGAAGGTTATGGATTGGGGTGCGGATGGCGATGCCAGAACTGCTGTTAACCGTGCATCATTTGAACAAGAGGTTGCTATCTGGCATAAGCTTGACCATCCTAATGTTACAAAG TTTATTGGTGCTTCAATGGGAACTTCAAATCTCCAAATTCCTTCGACAAATTCTGATGGTCAGGGTTCCCTCCCTGCAAATGCATGTTGTGTTGTTGTGGAGTATCTTCAAGGAACActgaaaaattatttaatgaaatATCGACACAGGAAACTTCCATATAAGACTGTGATACAGCTTGCATTGGACCTTGCTAGAGG TTTGAGTTATTTGCACTCGAAGCAGATTGCACACCGAGATGTTAAGACCGAAAACATGTTGTTGGATACTAAAAGAACTGTAAAAATTGCGGATTTTGGTGTTGCTCGTGTAGAAGCTAAAAATGCAAGCGAAATGACAGTTTTAACCGGTACCCTCGGGTACATGGCCCCCGAG CTTTGGTATATGCCTATGGGAAATCTACTGCTGCGATATGCCATTTCCTCATCTAAGCTTTACCGATGTCTCATCTGCATTTTTCCAGCAG CATTTACCACCAGAAATACCGAGATGTTGTCCAAGTGCATTAACAAACATCATGCAAAAATGTTGGAGTGGATACCCCGAAAATCGACCAAGCATGGCTGA